The following coding sequences lie in one Musa acuminata AAA Group cultivar baxijiao chromosome BXJ1-8, Cavendish_Baxijiao_AAA, whole genome shotgun sequence genomic window:
- the LOC103993871 gene encoding uncharacterized protein LOC103993871 — translation MSRLPNEAVGEDKACRCHRISLRCLPTPPMAVIVRWTAFSHSSLAFFPCPSATACLSLPRRTFSRFTRRLSLATSPPAYPESGDPTSSKVLLKGMEFSELEKWVKSRGFRSGQALMLWKCLYGNNNWAQSCDELAGLNKEFRKMLSENSSLMALSVKDVLTASDGTRKILFTLDDGSVIETVVIPCDRGRTTVCVSSQVGCAMNCQFCYTGRMGLRKHLSTAEIVEQAVFARRLFSSEFGSITNVVFMGMGEPLHNIDNVIKAASIMVDEQGLQFSPRKVTVSTSGLVPPLKRFLRESTCALAVSLNATTDEVRNWIMPINRKYNLSLLLETLREELLSKHKYKVLFEYVMLAGVNDSMEDAKRLIELVRGIPCKINLISFNPHCGTQFKPTPEEKMIEFRNVLAEAGVVVFLRLSRGDDQMAACGQLGKPGYIQPPLLRVPERFQMAV, via the exons CAGTGATCGTCCGATGGACGGCCTTCTCTCATTCCTCCCTTGCCTTCTTCCCGTGTCCCAGCGCTACTGCTTGCCTCTCTCTGCCCCGCCGTACCTTCTCCCGATTCACTCGCCGCCTCTCCCTCGCGACTTCTCCTCCGGCTTATCCGGAATCTG GCGATCCCACGAGCTCCAAAGTCCTGCTGAAGGGGATGGAATTTTCCGAACTCGAA AAATGGGTCAAGTCGCGAGGATTTAGGTCGGGGCAGGCATTGATGCTGTGGAAGTGTCTATATGGGAACAACAATTGGGCACAGAGCTGTGACGAATTGGCAG GTTTAAACAAAGAATTTAGAAAGATGTTAAGTGAAAATTCTTCTCTTATGGCATTGTCAGTGAAAGATGTACTCACTGCATCTGACGGGACTCGAAAG ATTTTGTTCACTTTGGATGATGGATCAGTGATAGAAACAGTTGTTATACCATGCGATAGAGGGAGGACTACAGTTTGTGTCTCTAGTCAAGTGGGTTGTGCCATGAATTGTCAGTTCTGCTACACTGGGAG GATGGGCTTAAGGAAGCACTTGTCAACAGCAGAAATTGTTGAACAGGCAGTTTTTGCTCGCCGGTTATTTTCAAGTGAATTTGGATCAATTACAAATGTAGTATTCATG GGCATGGGTGAACCACTGCATAATATAGATAATGTCATTAAAGCGGCATCCATAATGGTGGATGAGCAAGGCCTTCAATTTAGCCCAAGGAAGGTGACTGTCTCAACCAGTGGACTTGTCCCTCCGTTAAAACGGTTTCTTCGGGAATCAACATGTGCATTAGCAGTTAGTCTAAATGCTACAACAGATGAG GTAAGAAATTGGATCATGCCTATCAACAGGAAATACAATCTTAGCCTGCTTCTTGAGACATTGAGGGAGGAACTTTTATCCAAACACAAGTACAAAGTACTatttgagtatgtgatgcttgcagGAGTAAATGACAG CATGGAGGATGCAAAGAGGCTTATAGAACTTGTTCGTGGGATTCCTTGCAAGATAAATCTCATTTCATTCAACCCTCACTGTGGAACACAATTCAAACCAACTCCAGAGGAAAAGATGATAGAGTTCCGCAATGTCCTGGCCGAAGCTGGGGTCGTAGTTTTCTTAAGACTTAGCAGAGGGGATGATCAGATGGCTGCTTGTGGTCAGCTTGGGAAGCCTGGGTACATCCAGCCACCTTTGCTTCGTGTTCCTGAGCGATTTCAAATGGCTGTATGA